From the Anabas testudineus chromosome 23, fAnaTes1.2, whole genome shotgun sequence genome, one window contains:
- the arl1 gene encoding ADP-ribosylation factor-like protein 1: MGGFFSSLFSGLFGTREMRILILGLDGAGKTTILYRLQVGEVVTTIPTIGFNVETVTYKNLKFQVWDLGGQTSIRPYWRCYYSNTDAVIYVVDSSDRDRMGISKSELVAMLEEEELKKAILVVFANKQDMDQAMTPTEVANSLGLPALKDRKWQIFKTSATKGTGLDEAMEWLVDSLKSRQ, translated from the exons ATGG GTGGTTTCTTTTCTAGTCTCTTCTCAGGCCTGTTTGGCACTAGGGAGATGAGGATTTTGATCCTGGGGCTGGACGGTGCAGGAAAAACAACCATTTTGTACCGGCTGCAGGTTGGAGAGGTGGTCACCACAATCCCCA CAATCGGCTTCAACGTTGAGACAGTCACGTATAAGAACCTGAAGTTCCAGGTGTGGGATCTTGGAGGACAGACAAGTATCAG GCCCTACTGGCGGTGTTACTACTCAAACACAGATGCAGTCATCTATGTTGTTGACAGCAGTGACCGCGACAGGATGGGCATCTCAAAGTCTGAGCTGGTGGCCATGTTGGAG GAAGAAGAGCTGAAGAAGGCGATCCTTGTGGTATTCGCAAACAAACAGGACATGGATCAGGCAATGACGCCCACAGAGGTGGCGAACTCTCTGGGCCTCCCTGCactcaaagacagaaaatggcAGATCTTCAAGACCTCAGCCACCAAAGGCACGGGCCTGGACGAAGCAATGGAATG GCTGGTGGATTCCCTCAAGAGTCGACAGTAA